The Dyadobacter sp. 676 DNA window CCGAAAAAACCTTCGCGTTCGGCACCAGTGCGGTACGAAATGCGGAAAACCGTCACGAGTTCTGCTCCGAAATCCTGCAAAAAACGAATATCGAAGTGACGGTCATCGACGGCAACCGCGAGGCCGAATACATTTATCACGGTGTCCGCACGGGTGCCGACATCGGCGACGAACCCTCTCTGATCATGGATATCGGTGGCGGAAGCGTCGAATTTATCATTGGCAACCACTCCCAGATTTTCTGGAAACAGAGTTTTGAAATAGGCGGTCAGCGGCTGATGGAAAAATTCATGCGCAACGACCCGCTTTCGCCGGGCGATCGCCGGAGCCTGTACAATCATTTCGAAGAGAACCTCATTCCCCTCTCCAATGCGGTACATCAATATGCGCCCGCAAAGCTGGTAGGTTCATCCGGCACGTTCGATACACTTGTGGACATTGATTTTCACCACCGCACCAACGACTGGCCACCCGCAGGCCAAACCGACTTCGACATTCCCCTGGAAGAGTTTTACCGTACCTACGCCCTCGTCCTTACCCGCAACCACGATGAACGCATGGCGATTCCGGGGATGATCGCGCTACGGGTCGATATGATCGTCGTGGCGGTGTGCCTGATCGACTATGTGCTCAAAACGCACGGCATCAGGCAAATCCAGGTTTCGAAATATGCCCTCAAAGAAGGTGTCCTGGCGGAACTGATGGCCAGATAACAACGCGTTCCCCTTTATTTAAACCTCATACTTATTCAAAATCAACCAACTCTATGCGATTAATGCGTTACCTACTCCTCGCGGTGCTGGCATGCGTGTATATGAACGACGCGCACGCGCAACGAAAGAAAAAGAAAGAAAAACAGGAAGATGTAAAAATCGACAAAGCCGTGGACGCCGTCGCCTCAGCCGTCAAGGACAAGCTCAAAGACGAAAAGAAGAAAGGCCCGAAAGCATTCAAAGATCTGATAGACAGCACCAATGCAGTGAGCCAGAAAGGCATGATCTCGGTACACAAGGTGGATGATAAGTGGTATTTCGAAATACCCGACTCGCTCCTGAACCGCGATATCATGACGGTTACCCGTTATTCCAAAACTGCCGCGGGCGGGGGGATTTTCGGTGGCGAAGAAGTGAACCGGCAAATGATCCGCTGGGAAAAAGGAATGGATAATAACCTGCTGCTGAGGTCGGTGACGATCGTGGTCACCAGTCCCGACAGCACCAAACCTATTTTTCAGGCAGTCAAAAATTCTAACTCCGATCCGATTATAGGTGTTTTTGATATTAAAGCAATTAAAAAAAGAACCCGCGAATGCTTCGGTGATCGACGTCACCGATTTCTTCAACTCGGACAACCAGGTGTTTTCGCTGAGCTCGGTAAGCAAGCAGTTGCTGAAACTCGCCGCATTCAAGAAAGAGGCCTCGTTTATTTCCAAAATCAGCACGTACCCGATCAATACCGAAATTCGCACGATCAAAACCTTTAATGTAACGCCCCAGTTGCTGACTCCCGCACCGGTTCCCTCGATTGGCCAGTACCTTCCTTCGGGCCTCGATGCGGGCGTCGTGACGTTCGAAATGAACTCTTCGCTGATACTGCTTCCAAAAGTGCCGATGAAAAAACGCATTTTCGATAGCCGGGTAGGTTATTTTGCCAACCAATACGCCGTTTTCGGCGAAGAATCCCAACGTTCGGACACGGAGGTATTTGCCGTAAGATGGCGCCTCGAACCCAAAAATGCGGAGGACGCACGCAAACAGCAAAACGGCGAGCTGATCGAGCCCAAAAAGCCGATCGTTTACTACATCGACCCGGCTACACCCGAAAAATGGCGCAAATACCTGAAAGCGGGCGTCGACGACTGGCAGGCTGCATTTGAAAAGGCAGGTTGGAGAAATGCGATCCGAGGCGAGTACTGGCCCGAAAACGACACGACCATGAGCCTCGAAGATGCACGTTACTCGGTGATCCGGTATTTCGCGGCCGACATCCAGAATGCCTACGGACCTAACGTACACGACCCTCGCAGCGGCGAGATACTGGAAAGCCACATCGGCTGGTACCATAACGTAATGCGTTTGTTGCGCAACTGGTACATCATCCAGGCCGCTGCGGTGGATCCGAAAGCACGTACGAAAAAGTTTGATGACGAATTGATGGGCCAACTCGTCCGTTTCGTATCGTCGCACGAGATCGGCCATACCCTGGGACTTCGCCACAATATGGGCGCAAGTTCGGCCACGCCGGTTGAAAAACTGCGTGATAAGGCATGGGTGGAGCAGCACGGGCACACCTCGTCGATCATGGATTATGCCCGTTTCAATTACGTGGCGCAGCCGGAAGACGGCATCACCAACCTCTTTCCGCGCATCGGCGATTACGACAAATGGGCCATTCAATGGGGTTACAGCAATTTCCCCGATGCCAGGGACGCCCAGACTGAAAAACTGGCCTTGAACACCCTCACCAAGGAGGCTTACAAAGACAACCGGCTGCATTTCGGAACGGAAATCAGCCCCTACGACCCGCGTTACCAGACGGAGGATCTGGGCGACAATGCCATGAAAGCTTCCGAATACGGCATCAAAAACCTGAAACGCATTATGCCGAACCTGATCGAATGGAGCAGGGAAGACGGCGAAAGCTATAAAGAGCTGGACGAAATCTATGGCAATGTGGTAACGCAATACCGCCGTTACCTCGGCCATGTGATAAAAAACGTAGGCGGTATTTACGACACCCCGACCACCTACGACATGGAAGGGCCCACCTTCACCACTGTTCCAAAAGCCACTCAGAAGGAGGCGATCGATTTCCTGAATACACAGCTTTTCAAAACACCGACCTGGCTACTTGACCAGAACATACTTAATAAAGTGAAGCCTGAAACCGGTGTAGAGGCGGTTAAGGCATTGCAGGATTACGCGCTAACCGCCCTCTTTGCAGGCGATCGCGCCGTGCGGCTGATGGAGACGGGCGTTTCGGCTAAGAACTACACGCTGGATGACCTTTTCACTGATCTGGAAACGGGAATATGGTCGGAAATCAAAACCGGCAAGCCGATTGACCTGTATCGAAGAAATCTCCAGAAAGTATATGCCGAAAAGCTGATTTCTCTGCTGAAACCAGGCCGCGCGAATGTTCAATCGATTCCCGTTGGCATCACTTACGGCTTTTCCACGCGCTCGGTGGAACTTGAAAAAACGGATTTACCGTCAATCGCACGGGCACATTTGGAAAGCCTGAGAGTGACGGTGAATGCTGCCGTTGCAAAAAGCACCGATAAAAACACGCGCTACCATTTACAGGATGTTTCACAAAGAATCAGGCAGGCGCTGGATCCGAAATAATGTTTTCCCGAAACAGGCAAGTCGGCAACGGCTTGCCTGTTTGTTTTAAAATCTGTTGATCGATGTCTGAACTCGTCCGGCTACTCCGCCATCACCCCGCATTCACAGCCATTGTACAAAACGGCAAACCCTACCGAAAGCTGGATTTTACAGCCGGCAATACCGGTCTGTTAACAAGGGATTTATCCGAAACAACGGATTTCAACGCCTACGTTTTCAACGAGCTACTCTCCGGGAGCACTTTTAACGGGATTGGCGGCTACGACGAAGACCGCGTGATTTACAGGCACCGCAAACATTTCACTACCGACATCGAAAAGCCCCGGAGCATTCACCTGGGAGTCGATATCTGGGCGGAGGCCGGCACTCCGCTTTATGCCCCGCTCGACGCGACTGTGCACAGTTTCGCATTCAACGACCATTATGGGGATTATGGCCCAACCATTATTCTTGCGCATAAATTAAGCGGGATAACCTTCTTTACGCTCTATGGACATTTATCATTAAGCTCATTGGAAGGCTTACACGAAGGCAAAACGATCCGGGCCGGCGAACGCTTCGCCGCCATCGGCCCTTACCCTGAAAACGGCGACTGGCCGCCGCATTTGCATTTCCAGGTTATCAGGGATATGGGAAGTTACCGGGGCGATTTCCCCGGCGTTTGCAATGCCGCGGATCGGGGTTATTATCTGGATTTATGTCCTGATCCGGAGTTGATTTTGAGAATAAAAGCTTAGAAATTATGCGCATATCTGAAAGTTTATGCGCATATTAGTGGTATGAAAACTCGCTTGAATATCACGATCGAAGATACTGTTCTGGCATACATTAAAAGCTATGCGGCTGCGCGGCAGGTCAGTGTTTCTCAGATTATTGAGGATCATTTGAAATCTATTGCACGGTCTGCCGAACAAAAGCGCAACATTCTCGAAGTAGTGGATGAAATGGATGCGCCCATTAGTATAAATGCCGATCAAGACCTTGTGAAAGCCTATCACGAAGCCCGTTCAGAAAAATATGGCAGTTAGCGCTTTTCTCGATGCCAACATTATTCTCGATTTTCTTTTGAAAAGAAAAGATTATGAAAATGCCAGGAAAGTCATGGTGCTTGTATTGGAAAAGAAAATCAAAGCCTTCATTTCTCCCTCCATTTTGCATATTGTAAGCTACTGGCTAACCAAAGCTTACGGAAGTGCCAAGTCCAAAGATCTTCTATTGCTCCTTCTTTCAGATGTCAGGATTATCGATGCCGGTCACGACGTTGTGAACCTCGCTCTAACTTCTCAAATAGACGATATTGAAGATGCCCTGCAATATTATACCGCAATTCATCACAAAATAGACTTCTTTCTTAGCAGGGATAAAAAACTGAAAAAGGATGCCCTAACGCTCTTACCCGTTTACGACATCCCCGGTTTTCTAAATCTGCTTGATAAGCAATACACCTGAACTGCTCAGGACTTCCTCTCTAAATTTGGCAAAAATCCGGTTAGCAGCCCGATCAACGGCAAAAACGAGCAAATCCAGAAGACGTATTCGATACTCGTCTTGTCGGCCAGCGTACCAAGAATAGCCGAGCCGATACCCGCAATACCAAATGCGAAACCGAAGAACAAACCGGCGATCATTCCTACTTTTCCCGGGATCAGCTCCTGCGCGTACACGAGGATCGCGGAGAATGCCGAAGACAGGATCAGTCCGATGATGCAGCTCAATACGCCTGTCCAGAAAAGATCGACATAAGGCAGTAACAGCGCAAAAGGTGCCGCGCCGAGGATCGAGATCCATATTACATACTTACGGCCAATTTTGTCCCCGACAGGCCCGCCGACGAAGGTCCCGGCCGCTACGGCAAAAAGGAAGGCAAACAAATAAATCTGCGAGCTTTGAATGGAAACGCCGAATTTATGGATGAGGTAGAAAGTGAAATAGCTCGAAATACTGGCCATATAAATATATTTCGAGAAGATCAGCAGGAGCAGAATGCCGATCGACACCACCACTTTCGTCTTTGAAATGGCATTCTCCCGTACGACAGGGCCGCTTGCCTTCCTAACAACCATAGCCAGGTTTTGCTTGTACCAGCCACCCACCCACGACAGGATAACAATCGCCAGCAAGGCTACCAGCGAAAACCAGATTACCTGAAAACGGCCATAAGGCAACAATATCAAGGCCGCCAGCAGCGGCCCGAGCGAACTGCCCGCATTACCACCTACCTGAAACAGCGACTGCGCCATCCCATGCTTCCCCCCGGATGCCATACGTGCTACCCGCGACGCTTCCGGATGGAAAACCGCCGATCCGACACCAATCAAACCTACCGAAAGCAGTACAATATGGAAGCTGTTTGCCATGGAAAGCGAAACGAGCCCCAGCAATGTAAAACACATGCCAACCGCCAGGGCATATGGCTGGGGCCTTTTATCCGTAAATGACCCTACAAGCGGTTGGAAAACCGACGCACTGACCTGGAATGTAAAGGTAATGAGCCCGATCTGTGAAAAGCTGAGGTTGAACGACTCCTTCACCATCGGGTAAATCGACGGGATGAGCGATTGCATGGTGTCGTTCAGCAAGTGTGAGAAACTCAGTGCCAGAAGGATCGGGAATACAGTCTGGGAGGCCGGAACCGGCGCGGCGGAACCGGCCGGGGAACTTTGGTCAAAACTTTTCATAGGCAATCGAAATACCCCCGACTTCCTATTTATGGAAGTCGGGGCCCAAAAAGAATGACAAAGGTATCGATTCCTGTTCGCATTATGGCCAGAAACCAAATAAAATGCTATTTACGATAAATAGTCGTAGCAGTAGATTGCGCTCCCGCCAGAATGGTGATGTCGGCAATCGTAACGCGGTCCGGCGCATTGACGGCGTAAAGAATGGCGTCGGCAATGTCGCTTGCCTGCAAGGGATCAAAGCCCTGGTATACCTTATCGGCCCGCTCCTCGTCGCCTTTAAAGCGCACCAGGGAAAACTCGGTTTCTACCGCACCTGGCGCGACATTGGTCGTTTTAATGCCATGCTGGGTCAGTTCGAGGCGCATTCCCTCGCTGATCACCTCTACTGCCGCTTTGGACGCACAGTATACCGCGCCGTTCACGTAAGTTTGCTTACCGGCAATCGAGCTGATGTTCACGATATGCCCTTTTCCGCGTTCCAAAAGCAGCGGGATAACGGCCTTCGAAACGTAAAGAAGCCCTTTGACATTGCCATCGATCATCGCGTCCCAGTCATCGGTATCGCCTTCATCGATTGTGCCCAGGCCGTGCGCATTGCCGGCATTGTTGACCAGAATATCGATATTTTTCCACTCATCGGGCAGCGACCCGACTGCCGCTAGCACTGCACCTTTATCGCGAACGTCGAATATGAGTGTGGTTACTTTTACTTTTGAAGACAGTTCGGCAGCGACTTCATCGAGGCGCTCCTGGCGGCGGCCGCACAAAATAAGGTCTATTCCGGCAGCGGCGAATGCATCCGCCGTAGCCTTACCGATACCGGACGTGGCTCCGGTAATAAATGCAATACGGGACATTGAGTTAAATGGTGTGGCGTGAATTACTTTTTGTTTTTCGGAATATTAAGGCTGCTGAATTCACCCTTTTCCAGTTGTGCGGCCTGGCTGAACAGCTGGACGGCCTGCCGGTAAACATTATCCGTCGGGTTCAGCACCTGGAACACCTCGTTGTTTAACCCGCTTTTCTGCTTTCTGCCCCACACATAACGACCGATGATTGCCTTCGTTTGCGAGGTAATGAGCGGTTTGGAAAGGTTCAGTTCCTTTTCATTGGGTTTAATGCCCGCTTTCGATGCGTCTTTGACGAGCTCGGCCACCATGGCGTCGGTTACCTGGAACGACTTCAGGAATTCTTTGAAAGGCTGCTTTTCAAGCCGTTTCTGATTCTCGTTGGCATACCGTAAAGCATATTCACGGATAATATTCTTCGAATACAATTCAAAAAGGTATTTGCTGTTCAGCAAAGTATCCTTCGGAACAAAAATGTCGGGCGTAATGCCGCCGCCACCGTACACGATCCGACCACCGTCGGTTTTGTAAACTTTGCTCTTATCGAATTTAATGCTGTCGGCATTGAACAGCTCGCCGCTTTCGTAGCGGTGAGCCAGGTCCTGGCTGTAATCTTCGCCCTTACCCAATTCGTAGGGCTTCTGAATGCTGCGGCCGCTCGGCGTGTAGTAGCGTGAAATCGTCAACCTCAATTCCGAGCCGTCGGACAGTTTGATCGGCATTTGTACGAGGCCTTTTCCGTAAGACCTTCTTCCGACAACCAACGCGCGGTCGTGGTCCTGCAATGCGCCTGCAAGGATCTCGGAGGCGGATGCGCTGCCTTCGTCGACCAGCACGATCAGCGGCCCCTGCTCAAAGAGACCCTCCACATGCGAACGCGTCTTGCGGTCGAAACGGCTGTCTTTTCCTTCGGTGTAAACAAGCAGCTTATCGCCAGCGATAAACTCGTCGGCCATGCTTGTGGCGCGCTCCATATACCCTCCCGGGTTGCCGCGGAGGTCGAGAATGAGGTTTTTCAAACCCTCGGCCTTCAATGTTTTCAGGGCGGACTTAAATTCGTCGTAAGTGGTTTCCGAAAAACGGCTCACTTTGATATAACCTATTTCCTGGTCCACCATATAGGCCGCATCCACCGAGAAAGTAGGAATGCGGTCGCGGACCACCGAGAAGTTCATTCTATCCTTCAATCCGACCCGCTCGATAGACAGATCGACTTTCGTACCCCGTTTTCCACGCAGCAACTTGTATACCTGCGCATTGGTAACGCCGGGGCCGGACAGGTTTTCTTTATTAACGGAAATGATACGGTCGCCGCTCTGGATACCCGCCGCTTCCGAAGGCCCTCCGCTCAAAGGCGTAACCACATACACGGTGTCGTTATAAATATTGAACTCCACGCCGATGCCGTCGAAGCCTGATTCGAGTTGCGACCTCGCCGCGGTAGCCTCTTCCGCATTGAAATAGGCAGTGTGCGGATCGAGCTTTTCGAGCATTTTGGAAATCGAGAAATCGACCAGCTCTTCGGTATTTACCGAATCCACATAGTTGTTTTCGACCAGCATTAAAACTTCCCTGAACTTGCCGTAACCCTTCGCGACGTCGGATAGCTTCTTCCCGCCACTGAAAAACGTACTTCCCAGCAGCACACCAGCCGCCAGCGTGATCGCAATGATGATGGGCAAACGAACTACGGATTTCGAGTTCTGAATCGGAGGCTGAGGTCTTTCTGAGTTCATACCTGTTGGAATTAGGAGTATGGCTGGCGCCGGAGAAATTGCCTATTTCCCCAACGTGAATTAAATAATTTTGGTTGCCTAATGCAAATGAATGCAGCGTGTTAACAGACCAACGACACGGATTTCTAGATAAATGCCTTCAACGACTCGGGATTACGCATGGTATCGATATTAATGCATTTCGCCGGATCCTGCCCCATCAGTATCCGCTTCATCGGCGCTTCCATTTTTTTGCCGTTGATCGTGTAGGGAATATCGCTCACCTGCTCGATTGTGTCCGGAACGTGCCGCGGGCTGTATTGCGTCCGCAATGTGTCCCTGATCTGCTGTTTCAGCTCGTCGGTCAGTTCCTTATCTTTCGCCAAAACGACAAACAGCGATATGGTGCCCTCTCCATTCGATTTTTCGAGATAAACGGCCAGACTATCCTTCACATCCGGAATACTTTCCACCGCCCGGTATATCTCCGCCGTCCCGATGCGCACGCCGCCGCGGTTCAGGGTAGCATCGGATCGCCCGTAAATGATGACCGATTTCCGGTCCGTGATTTTGATCCAGTCGCCGTGCCGCCACACATGCGGGTACATTTCAAAATAGCTGGACAAGTATTTTTCGTCATGATCATCGTTCCAGAAGTAAATGGGCATCGACGGCATGGGCTGTGTGATGACCATTTCGCCCAATTCATTCAAAACAGACCGGCCGTTTTCATCGAACGCTTCGATTTTAGCACCCAGCATCCGGCACTGGATTTCTCCCGCATACACGGGGAGCAGCGGACAACCGCCTACGAACGCGCTGCACACGTCTGTGCCTCCGCTCAACGAGATCAGCCACACATCCTTTTTGACTTGCCTGTAAATCCATTCAAACGCCTCGGGTGGCAATGGCGAGCCTGTCGAACCGATCGTTTCCAGATGGTTTAATCGCTCGGAACTAATGCTGACGCCGCTTTTCATCGAAGCGATATAGAATGCCGCTCCGCTGCCAAAATGCGTAATACGGGCCTTTTCGGCCAATGTCCAGAGCACTTGCGACGATGGATAGGCCGGTGCGCCGTCGTACAGCACCAGTGTGGCTCCGCACAGCAACGAACTCAGCGCATAATTCCACATCATCCAGCCGGTTGTCGAGTACCAGAAATAACGGTCGCCGGGCTTTACATTCTGATGTAAAATCAGCGCCTTCATATGCTCGATCAGGCAACCGCCGACGCTATGGGTAATAGCTTTGGGCTTCGCCGTCGTTCCGGAAGAATAGAGGACCCAGATCGGATGGTCGAATGGCACGGGCTCGAAGTCGATTCCGGAATTTTCGAAATGCAGAATATCGTCCCACGAGGTAAACCGGTCGGGACGGGTTTCCGAAAATATATTGTTGATCAGCACCGTGTCTCCGACGGTGGGAAGCGATGCGTGCAGCTCACCGGCGAACGAGGTAATGTCGTAGACTTTGCCATTGTAAAAATACCCGTCTACAGTAAACAAAACCTTTGGCTCGATTTGCGAAAAACGTTCGGTTATCGCGGGTTTTCCAAAGTCCGGCGAACAGGACGACCAAACTGCGCCTACCGCATTCGTAGCCAGGAATGCGACTATTGCTTCCGGAATATTGGGTAATACGGCCGCCACACGATCGCCCGGCTTCACTCCGCGCTGTTTCAACCAGGTGGAAACGGCCGCGACCTGCCCTTCGAGCGTGTCCCAGGAGATTTCGACAAGCTCCGATTTTTCAGACTGAAAGAGGATCGCCGGCCTGTCCTTTGTTTTGTTTCTGAAAATGTGCTCCGCATAGTTCAGCTTCGAGCGGGTGAACCAGCGTGTGCCGATAAAGCCGCTTACCGGCCGTTGCAGCACTTCCAGATACAGGTCGTGCGATTTGATATTGAAGTTATTCCAGAGACTTTCCCAGAAATCTTCCAGGTCGGTAACCGACCATTCCCAAAGATCGTGATAAGAACGGAAATAGAGCCCTTTTTTGACAAACAGCCAGTCCATGTACTTTTTCAGATTGGACTGTTCCAACAGGGTCCTCCCCGGTTTCCACAAAGGTTGCGCCTGCGCCTCAGCTGACATAATGCACTTGTTAATGAAGGTTTAGTTAGGGAAAATGCCCATTTTCGGCCGCATTTCTCTGATAGTACTTATAAACGTTCCTGTTGCATTTTTGGCATAAACACTTCCAAAAATATTTTCTCGCAAAATTCCCGTATCTTTGCAGGCTATTTTTTTCTAACACTAAGTACTCTGACCATCAGATACGTTGGCTAACCAGTTTTAGTGGCAATGCATACCATTCTGTGCGAATTAATGCACTAATCGGTTACAAGGTAAATTTGTAAAGAGGAAATAAATCCAGTAGTGATACTGCATTCCTGATGAGAAACAGAAACAATTCCAGAGGCGGCAACAGCTCCCGCCCGTCGGCCGGAGGCTCCAAAGATGGAGGCGGCTACTTCAAACGCACAAAGCCGGAAGTGGAAAGCCGGTTCAGCAAGCCCAGCATTAAAAAATCCAGCCTGCGTTTTTCAGCGCCTGCCGAAAACAAGGGCCAGAAAGCACGTCCCAGCTTCGATCATGAAAGGTCCCGCGATGAGCGTTCCGGCTATGATAAACCGGGCTTCACCAGGCCGGATTTCAAGAAATGGGACAAAGGCGGTAACGATCGCCCCTTCCGCCGCGAAGGTGATTCTGCCGAACGCGGTTTTAAAAAGGATTTTGGTAAAAAAGATTTCCGTTCCGGTGACCGTCCTGAAAGACCGGGCTTCGGCGGAGACCGCAACCGTGAGTTCAAACCCCGGTTCGACAGAGATAATGACGAGCGAGAGTTCAGGCCACGCCCTGAAAGAGACGCGCGTGATTTCAAATCGCGGCCCGAAAGAGGCAATGGCGATCGTGAATTCAAACCACGTTTTGAAAGGGACGACCGCGATTTCAAACCGCGTGGTGAGCGGCCGGGCCAGGATAGGCCGGGGCGTTCATTCGACCGGAACGAAGGTCCGTTCAAAAAAAAGAAGATAGGGACGATAAACCCTATCGCTCCCGTTTTCAGGACGATGAGCAGGAAGACCGCAGTGGGCTGGAAAGGCGCGTAGGCCGTTATGAAACCGCACCACGCTATAATCTCGACAACTACGAGCATAAGAAAAAGCCGGCGGCGAGGCATAAAGAGAAGGACGAAAGCAACGAGATCCGCCTCAACCGTTACATCGCCAACGCGGGCATTTGCTCCCGCCGTGAGGCCGATGACCTGATATCTTCGGGTCAGATTTCCGTTAACGGCAAGATCATCACTGAAATGGGCTACAAAGTAAAGCCCACCGACGTGGTGAAATACGGCAAAAAGGCATTGAACCCGGAGAAAATGGTGTACATCCTGATCAATAAACCGAAGGATTACATCACGACAACCGACGATCCCGAAGAACGCAAAACCGTCCTCGACCTGATTGCGGGCGCATGCTCGGAGCGCGTGTATCCCGTAGGCCGCCTCGACCGTAATACGACCGGCCTGCTTTTGCTTACCAATGACGGTGAACTCGCCGAGAAACTGACGCATCCGTCGAGCGGAATCAAGAAAATCTATCAGGCCGAACTAGATAAACCCATCACTACCGAGGACTTCGAGCGGCTTCAAGCCGGCCTGGAACTGGAAGACGGCTTCATCCGCCCCGACGAAGTGGGTATCGTTACGCCCGACGCCTATGTCGTAGGCCTGGAAATTCACAGCGGCCGCAACCGCATCGTTCGCCGCATGTTCGAGCATTTGGGTTACGAAGTCCAGAAACTCGACCGTACCGTTTTCGCCGGTTTGAACAAAAAAGACCTGCCCAGAGGAAAATGGCGCTTCCTGACGGAGAAAGAGGTGATTAAGCTGAAATTCCTGCTTTGATTCACAAAGCATTGAAAACAAGAAGGGCTGCGATGGTGATCATCGCAGCCCTTCGCTTATTTATACATTAGATTGAAATTACAATCTGAATCCGAATGAGTAGATATCGTAAGGAGCATCGGGATAAAGTCCTTCGAATTGTACCATCGAATCTTCTTTACCCGCGATCGCCGCTTCGAATTCCTTTACAGTTTTTACGGTTTTACCATTGACTTTGGTGATAATAAACCCTTCTTCCACTTGCGAGCGCGCGAACTTGCCGCCTTCGATCGACAACACTTTCACACCACCATCGATTTTGTAGCGTGACAGTCTTTGTTTCTCCTGGTCGGTCAGGTTCCCGAACTGCGCTCCGAGTGAGCTCATTACCGCGGCCGCTTCGTCTCTCTTGATGATTTCAGAGCCGCCTGCGCGGTTACGCAACGTAACGGTCAGCTCTTTTTCTTTACCGTCGCGGTTAATGGTCAGGTTCACTTTATCGCCGGGTTTGTGCAGGCCGATCGATTGCTGCAATTCAGGGATCGAGTGGATATTTACACCATCCACTTTCACAATCACGTCACCCTTGTTGACGCCACCTGCTTTCGCGGCACTGTTTTCGGTGAAATCGCGGACGTACACACCGTCGCTTACTTTGACACCGTATTCTTCCGCTTTTCTGCTATCGAGGTCGTCGAGGGAAATACCTAGATAACCACGTTGTACATTACCGAACTTGATCAGGTCGCTGGACACCTTTTTCACAATGCTCGAAGGCACTGCGAATGCGTAACCGGCGAAGCTACCCGTAGGGCTTGCAATCGCGGTGTTGATACCGATCAGCTCACCTTTCAGGTTCACCAATGCGCCACCACTGTTTCCGGGGTTCACGACGGCGTCGGTCTGGATAAAAGATTCCAGTGGCGAATCACCGGGAGCAGAAGAAGTCGGCTGCATCTGGTTACGGCGCGATTGGCCGATAATACCCAGGCCACGGCCTTTGGCGCTCACAATACCGGCAGTAACGGTCGACTCAAGGTTGAAAGGGTTACCAACGGCAACCACCCACTCCCCTACTTTCACGGCATCCG harbors:
- a CDS encoding phosphatase; this encodes MSSRLGIIDLGTNTFHLLIAEPNGAHFKTVFHESRPARIGLGGINRRIITPEARDRALAVLSYFREKLDSYEVTPEKTFAFGTSAVRNAENRHEFCSEILQKTNIEVTVIDGNREAEYIYHGVRTGADIGDEPSLIMDIGGGSVEFIIGNHSQIFWKQSFEIGGQRLMEKFMRNDPLSPGDRRSLYNHFEENLIPLSNAVHQYAPAKLVGSSGTFDTLVDIDFHHRTNDWPPAGQTDFDIPLEEFYRTYALVLTRNHDERMAIPGMIALRVDMIVVAVCLIDYVLKTHGIRQIQVSKYALKEGVLAELMAR
- a CDS encoding DUF5118 domain-containing protein — protein: MRYLLLAVLACVYMNDAHAQRKKKKEKQEDVKIDKAVDAVASAVKDKLKDEKKKGPKAFKDLIDSTNAVSQKGMISVHKVDDKWYFEIPDSLLNRDIMTVTRYSKTAAGGGIFGGEEVNRQMIRWEKGMDNNLLLRSVTIVVTSPDSTKPIFQAVKNSNSDPIIGVFDIKAIKKRTRECFGDRRHRFLQLGQPGVFAELGKQAVAETRRIQERGLVYFQNQHVPDQYRNSHDQNL
- a CDS encoding zinc-dependent metalloprotease, which codes for MSSVSKQLLKLAAFKKEASFISKISTYPINTEIRTIKTFNVTPQLLTPAPVPSIGQYLPSGLDAGVVTFEMNSSLILLPKVPMKKRIFDSRVGYFANQYAVFGEESQRSDTEVFAVRWRLEPKNAEDARKQQNGELIEPKKPIVYYIDPATPEKWRKYLKAGVDDWQAAFEKAGWRNAIRGEYWPENDTTMSLEDARYSVIRYFAADIQNAYGPNVHDPRSGEILESHIGWYHNVMRLLRNWYIIQAAAVDPKARTKKFDDELMGQLVRFVSSHEIGHTLGLRHNMGASSATPVEKLRDKAWVEQHGHTSSIMDYARFNYVAQPEDGITNLFPRIGDYDKWAIQWGYSNFPDARDAQTEKLALNTLTKEAYKDNRLHFGTEISPYDPRYQTEDLGDNAMKASEYGIKNLKRIMPNLIEWSREDGESYKELDEIYGNVVTQYRRYLGHVIKNVGGIYDTPTTYDMEGPTFTTVPKATQKEAIDFLNTQLFKTPTWLLDQNILNKVKPETGVEAVKALQDYALTALFAGDRAVRLMETGVSAKNYTLDDLFTDLETGIWSEIKTGKPIDLYRRNLQKVYAEKLISLLKPGRANVQSIPVGITYGFSTRSVELEKTDLPSIARAHLESLRVTVNAAVAKSTDKNTRYHLQDVSQRIRQALDPK
- a CDS encoding peptidoglycan DD-metalloendopeptidase family protein, which gives rise to MSELVRLLRHHPAFTAIVQNGKPYRKLDFTAGNTGLLTRDLSETTDFNAYVFNELLSGSTFNGIGGYDEDRVIYRHRKHFTTDIEKPRSIHLGVDIWAEAGTPLYAPLDATVHSFAFNDHYGDYGPTIILAHKLSGITFFTLYGHLSLSSLEGLHEGKTIRAGERFAAIGPYPENGDWPPHLHFQVIRDMGSYRGDFPGVCNAADRGYYLDLCPDPELILRIKA
- a CDS encoding DUF6364 family protein, giving the protein MKTRLNITIEDTVLAYIKSYAAARQVSVSQIIEDHLKSIARSAEQKRNILEVVDEMDAPISINADQDLVKAYHEARSEKYGS
- a CDS encoding PIN domain-containing protein, giving the protein MAVSAFLDANIILDFLLKRKDYENARKVMVLVLEKKIKAFISPSILHIVSYWLTKAYGSAKSKDLLLLLLSDVRIIDAGHDVVNLALTSQIDDIEDALQYYTAIHHKIDFFLSRDKKLKKDALTLLPVYDIPGFLNLLDKQYT
- a CDS encoding MFS transporter; amino-acid sequence: MKSFDQSSPAGSAAPVPASQTVFPILLALSFSHLLNDTMQSLIPSIYPMVKESFNLSFSQIGLITFTFQVSASVFQPLVGSFTDKRPQPYALAVGMCFTLLGLVSLSMANSFHIVLLSVGLIGVGSAVFHPEASRVARMASGGKHGMAQSLFQVGGNAGSSLGPLLAALILLPYGRFQVIWFSLVALLAIVILSWVGGWYKQNLAMVVRKASGPVVRENAISKTKVVVSIGILLLLIFSKYIYMASISSYFTFYLIHKFGVSIQSSQIYLFAFLFAVAAGTFVGGPVGDKIGRKYVIWISILGAAPFALLLPYVDLFWTGVLSCIIGLILSSAFSAILVYAQELIPGKVGMIAGLFFGFAFGIAGIGSAILGTLADKTSIEYVFWICSFLPLIGLLTGFLPNLERKS